The Algoriphagus halophilus sequence GTTATTATCTACCCATCCGGGAAGCGGTTTTATTGGCGAAATATATTGTTGCCAGGTATCAGGGAAATCATGTGGTATGGAACCTGGGAGGAGATGGGAAGTATTATGGGGATCTGGAAGACCGCTGGAAAACAATCGGAGCTGCGGTTTTTGGAGAAGGAAAGCATCAGGGATTAGTCACCCTTCACCCGCATGGGACTTCCTGGATTGGGGACCTGTATGAGGATCAGGCTTGGTATGGACTGTATACCTATCAATCTTCTCATTCAAAAGCCCAGAATACTGTGGATTGGATCACGAAAGGACCTGTTTCTGAACATTGGTCAATGTTAAGGCCTTTGCCTTTTATCAACACCGAGCCTCTTTATGAGGAAATTCGTGCGGATGCCACAGCTCAGGATCTTCGGAATGCATGGTATTGGAGTATTTTCTCTGCACCTGTGGCAGGTATTACCTATGGAGCCAATGGGATTTGGCCTTGGCTGAGAGAGGGGGAGGACATCGAAAACCATGGACCTTCTGGAAAAGTCAGTCGTTGGAAAGAAAGTTTGGAGTTAGATGGAAGCATTCAGATGGGATATTTGTATGAATTTTTCAATGGATTGGAATGGTGGCGTTTGAAGCCTGCATCCAATTTATTAAGGGATCAGCCAGGGGACAGCACATTTAATCAATTTGTAAGTATTCTTTCGGATGCTGACCAATCTATGGTTTTGGTTTATACACCGGTTCGACAATCATTTCATTTTTTCCCATTATCTGGCACTACTTATCAGGCAAAATGGTTCGACCCCAAATCCAATAAATACTTGGACTTAGGCAGCGTGTCAGGAATGGGGGATTTGGAATTTGAAAGTCCCTTTGAAGAAGATGCCATATTGGTTTTGGAGAAAAAGAGGGATTGATTCTACAGGATTCAGAATAGCTGAAGAATACCATACAGGGAAACAAGTCCTATGGATAGAACACTTATCCAAAACATGAATTGAGAGAAAGGGCCCGATGCCAATTGTAATGGTTGGTTTTTCAATTGAAAATGAACGGCAGCATAGACTACCAACAATAATAGTACGGAACCTATCACCCCTCCAAAAAGAACCATAAATGCGGGAAGCTTGACAAAAACAAACGTAAAGGCCCACAACAAAGGAAAAACCCATGCTAATAGGGCCACCCATTTTTTACGCTCTTTTAGGTTATGCCAATTGATCCAACCTAATTCACCAAAAATATCAGGAAACAAACGGGTCCAATAAGCAAGCGTGGCAAACACACTGGAATAAAGCACAAAGAATGCCCCTGTGAGGTAGGCAAATCGAGCATTTTCTCCTAACGTTTGCGTGTAGATAGCAGCTAGGGTTTCGATTAATTCATTCCCGGAAGGAATAAGCTCATTTCCATGAAGAATAGCTGCACCCAATAAATAAAATGAAGCTGTAACGAGGGTGTAAATTACCATTGCTACAAAAGCATCCAGATACATGATCTTGATCCAAGCTGTTGCTCTAGATTTCCATGCTTTACTGCCATCATTTTCTCCAGTGTAGGTGGCATACCCTTTTTCTAAGCACCAATAAGTATAGGCTATTATTTCATCGCTGGCGACACCGGTTATACCAAATGCCCCAATGGCCACAAAAATCAAATGAGGTGGCAATTCAAAATGAAGTCCTGAAAGAATATCTCCCAAAGAAAAACTATAAGGGCTGAAGTTGACAGCGATCAGTGAGGCAAGAGTGAAGAGCGTAAACGCAAAAACTAACAAAATGGAAGTTCGCTCTACTACATAATAGTAGTTTTTAAAAATTAAAAGGCTGGTAATCAATCCCAGAATAAATACCACCAAGTAAGGTGAGAGGTATGGAAAAAGCATATTGAGTGCGATGGCGGCTCCACCTATCATTCCTCCGACCTGAACAATTTTAAAAAGTGTCAATACAAACGTGCCCCAGATAGCCCAGTTCTTAGGGCCTGGTAAGCTGGCAAATGAAACCATAAGCGGTTTACCTGTGATGATGGCATTTTTCCCGAATTCCAGTTGGATAGCAACTTTCACCAGACAACTCACTAAAATTACCCAAAAGGTGATGAAACCACCTTCTGCCCCAAGAACGGTAGTTGCTATTAGTTCTCCAGAGCCTACAATGGATGCGGAAAGTATAAATCCAGGGCCTAGAAATTTTATTTTTTCGAAAAGTAGGCTAGGTGGGTCTTTTATTTCGGGAGATGTCATCAAATAAAAATAGGAAAATTATTCCTAGAAAGTTTCCTGGTCAAAAGTTCTGGCTTTTCGTGATCAACTCCTCAAAGAAATTCGAATCAGAAAAGACGAAATGGAAGATGATTTAGCTCCCCGTAGGTTGTACCGGATGATTGTGAAAAAAGTATTTAACCACAAATTGTTCCATCGGATAAAAATAAAAAAGGCTTCCATTTCTGAAAGCCTTTGTAGCGAGGACGGGAGTTGAACCCGTGACCTCAGGGTTATGAATCCTGCGCTCTAACCAACTGAGCTACCTCGCCAGGTATTTTTAAATTGGTCTAATTTCAATATTTAGGTTTTTTAAATACCTGATAAACTTTTTCAGGCATTGATATTTGAAATTAATGGCTATATTAAACCGCCGACGAAGATCAAATATCCGAGGCTTAAATGTGAATTTTATTTAAACCCGAAAACCTCCCTTCCGAATGGGAATGCAAATATGAGGTCTTGTACTGTGAAATGCAAGTTACAGTTCTTTAAAAAAGTAAATTTTTCGCAAAGAAAAAGAAGATGTCATGGTCAAAAATAAGTTTGTTGCTGATTATCAAATCAATGCCTCCAAAAAAATAGTTTTCCAATATTTAAGTACTGCTAGTGGTTTAGAAGAGTGGTTTGCTGATGAAGTCCGGATTAATGAGGATAAGAATTATATTTTCAATTTCGATAACGAAGATCACTATGCTAAACTTGCTTCCATTCGGACCAATTCCCATGTGAAATTTGAATTCTATGACCCCAATGCTCCTGAAAGTTCGGACCATTCTTACATTGAATTTAAATTAGAAGAGAATGAATTGACCCAAACGTTGTTTTTGAAAGTGATCGATTATTCCGATGGATATGATGATGAGGAACTCACTGCAATCTGGGAAGGTTTAATTGGCACATTGAAAGAAATAATTGGTGGTTAATGTGAATACAAATCACCATTTTTGAACTTCATTTCTAAAAGGACGTAAATCCGCTTGGAAGTAAGTTGTCGCATGAAAAAACTTGATAAGCTAATTCTGGGGTCTTTTATAGGCCCATTTTTATTAACATTTTTAGTAGTGGATTTCATCCTGTTGACTGTCAACATGTTGAAATACTTCGATGAGATCTTTGGGAAAGGTCTGGGTTTTTTGATCTATATGGAGCTGATCTCCTATTTCTTGATCAGTATTTCTCCCATGGCGCTGCCACTTGCGGTACTACTTTCCAGTTTAATGACTTTTGGAAATCTTGGGGAACATTTTGAGTTAACTGCTATCAAAAGTAGTGGGATCTCACTGGTCCGAGCATTAAGGCCTATCGGTGTATTTGTTGTGGTGCTTGCATTTGCTGCCTACTTATCCAATAACCACCTGGTTCCTAAAGTAAACCTAAAAACCTTTAGCCTTTTATATGATATCCGAATGAAGTCTCCTGCATTGGATATCAAAGAGGGCGTATTTTATGATGGGATACCAGGGTATAGTATCAAAGTGAATAGAAAGCTGGATGATGTACGATTAAGGGACATTATCATTTACAATCATAACCAAGGACAAGGAAACCTGAGTGTTACATTGGCCGATTCTGGAAGGATGGAGCCTTTTTTCAATGATAACTACATGAGGTTGACCCTCTATAATGGGACAAACTATAAAGAAGACCGGGCAACCAGGGGGATTTCTGAAAAACCTGTAGGTTTTAACAGGGCAACTTTTCAAGAGAATGTGATCATTTTCAACTTGGATGCTTTTCAAATGAGTAGAACTCCGGAAGATCTTTGGTCTACCAATAGAGCCATTAAAGACATTTCAGGAATCAAAAAAGGATTGGATTCCATCAATACGTTGGTGAATGATAAGGTGTATCAGAATTACCAATCCGCTGAGGCTACCTTTCCTTTTTTTACCAGGGATAGAAAATTAGAACCTTTACCTCACATCAAAGAGCGAAGGGCATTGGATGATTCACTTCGCCAAATTAAAATGAAGAAGGAACGGGCAATTGCGGACTCTTTGGGAAGGATAAAGGAAAAGCAAGATAGCTTAAAGAGGGCTGAGGTATTGGACAGTAGGGAAGATGATTCGCTGGAAGATGGAAGGCAATTGAAGGGAGGGGTTACGAATTCTACCAGTAAATCTTTGCCCAATGACTCTTTGTTTTTGCAAAAAAGATTGATCAATAGGGAAAGTATAGCAGAGAAAGAGGAATCTGATTCCTCATCCATTCCTATTAACCCTGTCGTGATTGAACCCAAAAAAGAACGCATAGCTCCGTTAACTGAGGAGGAAAAGGCTAGAATTGATTCCCTTATTTATGGAAAAGGGTATATCACCAATGCCATGACCATGGCCATGAACAATTCCAGAAACCTTAAGAATTCTTTTAATATTAAGAAGGCTCAAATTGATACGGATGAGCGTGAGTTTAGAAGGTACGAAATTGCTTGGTACCAAAAATATACACAGGCCTTTGCATGCTTTGTGATGTTCTTAATTGGAGCTCCTTTAGGAGCCATCATAAAAAAAGGAGGATTGGGTATGCCTGTGTTGCTTTCCATCATCTTCTTTATTTTATATTACATGTTGACGATCTCCGGAGAAAAATGGGCCAAAGAAGGAATCGTAGATCCTTTGTTTGGAACCTGGTTTTCTAATTTATGCCTGCTGCCATTTGGTTTGTTCTTTTTGAAGCAGGCTAGAAAAGATGCGCGATTATTTGAGCCGGATTTTTATCAGAATATTTGGAAAAAGCTGATAGAACGAGTTAAAGTTCTTCGTGCAAAATCTGTCTGACCTTTTATTATTTGAATATTAGCCTTACCTTTGTGGTTGTTTTATAAAATTTAGCTAAACATGTATTTAAATTCAGAGAAGAAACAAGAGTTGTTTAAGAATCATGGACGGTTAAAATCTGAAAAAGACACAGGATCTCCTGAGTCTCAGATTGCCCTCTTTACACACAGAATCAAGCATTTGACAGAGCATTTGAAGTCAAATAAGAAGGATCACTCTTCCAGACTTGGTCTTTTGAAGTTAGTAGGTAAGAGAAGATCTCTTCTTGACTATCTTCATAAAAAAGAAATCGAGCGTTACAGAGCTATCATCGCCGATTTAGGAATTAGAAAATAACCCTTTTGTAAGGTTCTCTAGATGGAGAACCTTACTTTTTCTTTTTTTAGGGTAGTACACTTATATTTTTATATTTTGACGCTTTCATACTAACACGCATTTATGTTACCAAACTTGATCACCAAATCCATCAAACTAGAAGATGGAAGAGAAATAATTATTGAGACAGGTGCATTGGCTAAACAAGCTGATGGTTCTGTTGTAGTGAAGATGGGAAAAGCTATGCTTTTGGCTACTGTAGTATCCAAGAAAGAAGCAGGCGAAGGGGTGGATTTTTTACCTATGTCCGTAGACTACCAAGAGAAATTTGCTTCCTCAGGAAAGATTCCAGGAGGATTTTTGAAGAGAGAAGGAAGACTTTCCGATTACGAAATTTTGATTAGCCGAATCGTAGATAGAGCTATTCGTCCGATTTTTCCAGATGATTACCATGCTGATACTCAGATTGCCATCACTTTAGTCAGTGGGGATGAAGAGGTACTTCCAGATGCTTTGGCTGGATTGGCAGCGTCTGCTGCTTTAGCAGTATCCGACATTCCATTCAATGGCCCAATTTCTGAAGTTCGAGTGGCTAAAATCGAAGGGAAATTAAAAATTAACCCAACTCCAACTGAGTTGGAATCAGCTTCTTTAGAATTTATTGTAGCAGGTTCTTTGGATTACATTTTGATGGTGGAAGGAGAAGCCAATGAAATTCAAGAAGAGGAAATGCTTGAAGCCATGCAATTCGCCCATGAAGAAATCAAGAGACATTGCCAGGCACAGATTGAACTGACCAAGATGGTTGGTAAAGAAGTAAAAAGAGAATACAACCACGAAAAATCTGATCCAGCCCTTTTCGATAAGATGAAGGCTGAATTATATGATAAATTATATGCTTCTGTAAGCAAGCAAATTGCCAATAAGTCTGAGCGTTCTGCTTTGATCAAAGAAATCAAAGATGAGTTCGTAGCAAGCCTAGGTGAGGAGCATGAATATGAAGCGAGTCTGATCGGCCCTTATTTCAGCAAAATTCATAAAGAAGCGGCAAGAAATTTGACCTTGGACGAGAAGAAAAGATTAGATGGTAGAAAATTGAACGAAGTGAGACCTATTTGGTCTGTTGTGGATTATTTACCTTCTGCTCATGGATCTGCGGTATTTACCAGAGGTGAAACTCAGTCTCTTACTACTTGTACCTTAGGTACTAAGATGGATGAGATGATGGTAGATGGGGCAACTATTTCAGGATATAACAAATTCTATCTTCATTATAATTTCCCAGGATTCTCTACAGGTGAGGTAAAACCGAATAGAGGACCAGGTAGAAGAGAGGTAGGTCATGGTAACTTGGCTATGAGAGCTTTGAAAAAAGTACTTCCTCCTGAAGATAAGAACCCATACACGATTAGAATCGTATCTGATATATTAGAGTCCAATGGTTCTTCATCCATGGCAACTGTTTGTGCAGGATCCCTGGCTTTGATGGACGCAGGTATTCAAATTAAATCCGCAGTTACCGGAATAGCAATGGGGATGATCTCTGATGCAAAAACAGGTAAATATTCGATCTTATCTGATATTTTGGGAGATGAGGATCACCTAGGCGATATGGATTTCAAAGTAACCGGAACTTCCAAGGGAATCACTGCTTGTCAGATGGACTTGAAAGTGGAAGGTCTTGATTATTCTGTATTGAAGGAAGCATTATTGCAGGCCAAAGAAGGAAGACTTCATATTTTGGATGAAATCACCAAAACATTGGCTGAACCTAAAGCTGAATTGAAGCCACATACTCCTAGATCATTTATGATGATGATTCCTAAAGAGTTGATCGGTGCTGTTATTGGTCCAGGTGGTAAAGTGATTCAGGAAATCCAAAAAGATACTTCTACTACTATTGTAATTGAGGAAGTGGATAACCAAGGGAAAATCAGTATTTACTCGGCTAATCAGAATAACATGGATGCTGCAATCAGCAGAATCAAATCCATCGTTGCACAACCTGAAATTGGAGAGACTTATACAGGAAAAGTAAAAAATATTCAACCATTTGGTGCATTTGTGGAATTTATGCCGGGTAAAGATGGTTTACTACATATCTCTGAGATTAAATGGGAACGTGTAGAGAATATGGATGGCGTTCTTGAACCAGGAGAAGAAATAATGGTTAAATTGATCGATGTCGATAAAAAGACTGGTAAATTCAAGCTTTCGAGAAAGGCTTTATTGCCAAAACCGGAAAAACCTTCTTCAAAAGAACAAGGTTAATCGAGTAATTGATTATTTTGACAATATCTATTAAATATAAATTCACAAATCATAATTCTGAATGAGGCAGCTAAAAATTAGCAAACAGATTACCAACAGAGAAAGCCAGTCGCTGGATAAATATCTTCAGGAGATCGGTAAGGTAGACCTGTTAACAGCAGATGAAGAGGTAGTTCTGGCCAAAAGAATCAGAGAAGGTGACCAATTGGCATTGGAGAAATTGACGAAAGCCAACCTTCGATTTGTCGTTTCAGTAGCTAAGCAATACCAAAATCAAGGTCTTTCCCTAGGTGATTTGATCAATGAAGGAAACTTAGGTTTGATTAAAGCTGCTCAAAGATTCGATGAAACCCGTGGTTTCAAGTTTATTTCCTACGCTGTTTGGTGGATTAGACAATCAATCCTTCAAGCATTGGCAGAACAGTCTAGAATTGTTCGTTTGCCTTTGAACAGAGTTGGTTCTTTGAATAAAATCAGCAAGACCTTTAGCGAATTAGAACAGAGGTTCGAAAGAGAGCCTTCTCCAGAAGAATTAGCTGAAGTACTTGAAGTAACTGCTAGTGAAGTAGTGGATACGATGAAAATCTCTGGCCGTCACGTTTCTATGGATGCTCCATTTGTTCAAGGGGAAGAAAACAGCCTTTTGGATGTATTGGAAAATGATGGGGACGAAAAGCCGGATGATGGATTGATGAATGACTCTCTTAGAAAAGAGGTTCAGAGAGCACTTTCTACTTTAACCCAACGTGAGGCCGACGTGATCACCCTTTATTTCGGACTCAATGGGGAACATGCAATGACCTTGGAAGAAATTGGTGAAAAATTCAATCTTACCAGGGAAAGAGTAAGGCAGATTAAAGAGAAAGCCATCAGGAGATTGAGACATACTTCTAGAAGTAAGACGTTGAAGCCCTACTTGGGATAAAAGTCAAGCATATCAAGAGGGGCTTTTAAGCCCCTTTTTTGTTATAAAGATGGGAGGTTTTTTTGCTGTTTTTGAACGTAAAACTCCTCTTACAATCTTTTTTCCTTTTAAGGAATTTTAAGAGGTGCTGTTATTGTTTACCTAAGAATATTGATAAAATTTAACCGATTTAATACAAGCTATTAATGAGTCAAGAAATTGAAAAGGTTCGTGTTTTGATCATTGGATCCGGACCAGCAGGTTATACTGCGGCGATTTATGCTTCTAGAGCAGGTCTTTCTCCAGTTCTTTATACTGGAGGACAACCAGGTGGTCAATTAACCATTACAAATGATGTGGAAAATTACCCAGGCTATCCTGATGGTGTAATGGGACCACAAATGATGGAAGATTTCCGTAAACAGGCTGAAAGATTTGGTACTAGTGTTCGTTATGGCTTAGTAACCAACGTGGATTTCTCCGTTAGCCCAAAAGTAGTTACCGTTGATGAACAAGTAACAATCCATGCTGAAACTGTCATCATTTCCACTGGTGCTTCAGCGAAGTGGTTGGGCTTGGAAAGTGAAACAAGATTGAATGGAAAAGGAGTTTCTGCTTGTGCCGTTTGTGATGGGTTCTTCTTTAGAAATCAAGAAGTGGCCATAGTAGGGGCAGGGGACACCGCATGTGAAGAAGCCACTTATTTGGCCAATATTTGTAGTAAAGTGTACATGTTGGTTAGAAAAGATGAAATGAGGGCATCTCAAATCATGCAAAAACGTGTAATGAATAACCCTAAGATCGAAGTGTTGTGGAATACCGAGACTGATGAGATTTTAGGGGAGGAAGAAGTAAATGGAGTAAGAATTTTTAACAATAAAACCGGAGAAAAATCTGAAATAGCGATTTCTGGCTTCTTTGTTGCTATTGGACATCAACCAAACACCGAGATTTTCAAGGAGTTTATCCATATGGATAATTCAGGTTATATAACCACCATTCCGGGCAGTTCTAAAACAAACATTGAAGGTGTATTCGCTTGCGGTGATGCACAGGACAATGTATATAGACAAGCTGTAACAGCTGCAGGAACGGGATGTATGGCAGCCTTGGATGCGGAGCGGTATTTGGCCGAAATAGAGAATCCATAAACCCATTACATGAGGTCTTTCATTCTAAAAATAGTTTTAGGAATTTGTTTGAGCATTGGTTTCTTTGAAGCTAATGCTCAAGTTTTTCCTAAGATTATTAAGAAAAACAATAATACAACTACCAATGCTTCAGGTTCTCAAGAGCGTAGAAATATAGAACTTAGAAGTTTTGACCAGGATTCCTATCTGAGGACCCTTTCTTCCTTGACTGACTCGATTATATTCGAAAATAATGTCAATCTTGGAAAAGTACGGTCCATCGTAAGTGAGGATCCTAATGTAATGATTTGGGCACCCACCAATCAATTGGTAAAGATCTCAGAGCAAATCCAAATTGACAGTATTTGGATTACCGCCTATGAATACTATTCCAATTGGGATAGTAAAAAAATTGATATTTATAATTTCGATCCTAAGACTTTTCAGGATTCAGTCAATATTAGGTTGTATGATCCTTTCTTTGGCTATGAATGGAAAATGCCTCTAGGCAAAACTCCTGTGACCTCTACCTTTGGCTCCAGATGGGGTAGATGGCACTATGGTACCGACCTGGACTTAGTGACAGGAGACCCTGTTTATAGTGGTTTTGATGGAATCGTAAGGGTTCGGTCCTACGATCGATACGGATATGGTTATTATCTGGTGATTCGACATAAAAACGGACTGGAAACTTTATATGGGCATTTGTCCAAATTCTTGGTGGATGTAGGACAAGAGGTAAAAGCCGGAGATATCATTGCCAAAGGAGGAAGTACCGGAAGAAGTACTGGTTCCCATTTGCATTATGAATTGAGGTATCGAGGACTGCCCTTCGATCCTCAGGATGTATATGAGTTTGATGAAGAGAAAATCATAGGTCCCAATTATTTAATCACCCCCAATACCTTTTCCCATGTGGTAAAAGCAAGAACTGCTGCCTATCATAGAGTAAGAAAAGGAGAAACCTTAGGAGCTATCGCCCGGAGATATGGGGTTTCAATCAATACATTAACCAGACTAAACGGAATTTCTACCCGAAGTATTCTCCGAATAGGACAAAACCTAAGGGTTAGATAATAATGAAGTAAACCATGACAAAACTTGATGTTTTAGTGATTGCAGCCCATCCCGATGATGCTGAATTGGGCTGTTCAGGAACCATTTTATCTCAAGTAGCAAAAGGATATAAGGTTGGAATAGTAGACTTGACCCAAGGTGAAATGGGAACCAGAGGTACTCCTGAACTTCGTCTCCAGGAAGCAGAAGCCGCTGGCAAAATATTGAAACTATCCGCTCGTGAAAATTTGGGCTTCAAGGATATTTACTTTACCAACGATGAAGCACATCAACATCGTTTGATTGAAGTCATCCGAAAATATCAACCTGAAATTGTTTTAGCTAACGCCATTTCGGATAG is a genomic window containing:
- a CDS encoding START-like domain-containing protein, which encodes MVKNKFVADYQINASKKIVFQYLSTASGLEEWFADEVRINEDKNYIFNFDNEDHYAKLASIRTNSHVKFEFYDPNAPESSDHSYIEFKLEENELTQTLFLKVIDYSDGYDDEELTAIWEGLIGTLKEIIGG
- a CDS encoding apiosidase-like domain-containing protein; this translates as MNPRPYCFFFLFFLVTQLLVAQTKIFDRFEKGFISSKSYENPLYEVNSFEITFTSPSGRKKTVRGFWDGDNKWKVRFMPDELGLWTFESSSSDQSNSGLHGIKGEFDCVENDSELDLFQKGPIIHQKGSYHLSHLNGFPFFWTAGTAWNGALKSTDEEWDFYLNHRVTHHYNTIQLVTTQWRGGTTNAEGEVAFTGSGRIILNPTFFQRIDQKIEEANQKGLLVSPVVLWALPFGQGTEFSPGYYLPIREAVLLAKYIVARYQGNHVVWNLGGDGKYYGDLEDRWKTIGAAVFGEGKHQGLVTLHPHGTSWIGDLYEDQAWYGLYTYQSSHSKAQNTVDWITKGPVSEHWSMLRPLPFINTEPLYEEIRADATAQDLRNAWYWSIFSAPVAGITYGANGIWPWLREGEDIENHGPSGKVSRWKESLELDGSIQMGYLYEFFNGLEWWRLKPASNLLRDQPGDSTFNQFVSILSDADQSMVLVYTPVRQSFHFFPLSGTTYQAKWFDPKSNKYLDLGSVSGMGDLEFESPFEEDAILVLEKKRD
- the trxB gene encoding thioredoxin-disulfide reductase → MSQEIEKVRVLIIGSGPAGYTAAIYASRAGLSPVLYTGGQPGGQLTITNDVENYPGYPDGVMGPQMMEDFRKQAERFGTSVRYGLVTNVDFSVSPKVVTVDEQVTIHAETVIISTGASAKWLGLESETRLNGKGVSACAVCDGFFFRNQEVAIVGAGDTACEEATYLANICSKVYMLVRKDEMRASQIMQKRVMNNPKIEVLWNTETDEILGEEEVNGVRIFNNKTGEKSEIAISGFFVAIGHQPNTEIFKEFIHMDNSGYITTIPGSSKTNIEGVFACGDAQDNVYRQAVTAAGTGCMAALDAERYLAEIENP
- a CDS encoding LptF/LptG family permease → MKKLDKLILGSFIGPFLLTFLVVDFILLTVNMLKYFDEIFGKGLGFLIYMELISYFLISISPMALPLAVLLSSLMTFGNLGEHFELTAIKSSGISLVRALRPIGVFVVVLAFAAYLSNNHLVPKVNLKTFSLLYDIRMKSPALDIKEGVFYDGIPGYSIKVNRKLDDVRLRDIIIYNHNQGQGNLSVTLADSGRMEPFFNDNYMRLTLYNGTNYKEDRATRGISEKPVGFNRATFQENVIIFNLDAFQMSRTPEDLWSTNRAIKDISGIKKGLDSINTLVNDKVYQNYQSAEATFPFFTRDRKLEPLPHIKERRALDDSLRQIKMKKERAIADSLGRIKEKQDSLKRAEVLDSREDDSLEDGRQLKGGVTNSTSKSLPNDSLFLQKRLINRESIAEKEESDSSSIPINPVVIEPKKERIAPLTEEEKARIDSLIYGKGYITNAMTMAMNNSRNLKNSFNIKKAQIDTDEREFRRYEIAWYQKYTQAFACFVMFLIGAPLGAIIKKGGLGMPVLLSIIFFILYYMLTISGEKWAKEGIVDPLFGTWFSNLCLLPFGLFFLKQARKDARLFEPDFYQNIWKKLIERVKVLRAKSV
- a CDS encoding Nramp family divalent metal transporter, with the translated sequence MTSPEIKDPPSLLFEKIKFLGPGFILSASIVGSGELIATTVLGAEGGFITFWVILVSCLVKVAIQLEFGKNAIITGKPLMVSFASLPGPKNWAIWGTFVLTLFKIVQVGGMIGGAAIALNMLFPYLSPYLVVFILGLITSLLIFKNYYYVVERTSILLVFAFTLFTLASLIAVNFSPYSFSLGDILSGLHFELPPHLIFVAIGAFGITGVASDEIIAYTYWCLEKGYATYTGENDGSKAWKSRATAWIKIMYLDAFVAMVIYTLVTASFYLLGAAILHGNELIPSGNELIETLAAIYTQTLGENARFAYLTGAFFVLYSSVFATLAYWTRLFPDIFGELGWINWHNLKERKKWVALLAWVFPLLWAFTFVFVKLPAFMVLFGGVIGSVLLLLVVYAAVHFQLKNQPLQLASGPFSQFMFWISVLSIGLVSLYGILQLF
- the pnp gene encoding polyribonucleotide nucleotidyltransferase; amino-acid sequence: MLPNLITKSIKLEDGREIIIETGALAKQADGSVVVKMGKAMLLATVVSKKEAGEGVDFLPMSVDYQEKFASSGKIPGGFLKREGRLSDYEILISRIVDRAIRPIFPDDYHADTQIAITLVSGDEEVLPDALAGLAASAALAVSDIPFNGPISEVRVAKIEGKLKINPTPTELESASLEFIVAGSLDYILMVEGEANEIQEEEMLEAMQFAHEEIKRHCQAQIELTKMVGKEVKREYNHEKSDPALFDKMKAELYDKLYASVSKQIANKSERSALIKEIKDEFVASLGEEHEYEASLIGPYFSKIHKEAARNLTLDEKKRLDGRKLNEVRPIWSVVDYLPSAHGSAVFTRGETQSLTTCTLGTKMDEMMVDGATISGYNKFYLHYNFPGFSTGEVKPNRGPGRREVGHGNLAMRALKKVLPPEDKNPYTIRIVSDILESNGSSSMATVCAGSLALMDAGIQIKSAVTGIAMGMISDAKTGKYSILSDILGDEDHLGDMDFKVTGTSKGITACQMDLKVEGLDYSVLKEALLQAKEGRLHILDEITKTLAEPKAELKPHTPRSFMMMIPKELIGAVIGPGGKVIQEIQKDTSTTIVIEEVDNQGKISIYSANQNNMDAAISRIKSIVAQPEIGETYTGKVKNIQPFGAFVEFMPGKDGLLHISEIKWERVENMDGVLEPGEEIMVKLIDVDKKTGKFKLSRKALLPKPEKPSSKEQG
- a CDS encoding sigma-70 family RNA polymerase sigma factor, which gives rise to MRQLKISKQITNRESQSLDKYLQEIGKVDLLTADEEVVLAKRIREGDQLALEKLTKANLRFVVSVAKQYQNQGLSLGDLINEGNLGLIKAAQRFDETRGFKFISYAVWWIRQSILQALAEQSRIVRLPLNRVGSLNKISKTFSELEQRFEREPSPEELAEVLEVTASEVVDTMKISGRHVSMDAPFVQGEENSLLDVLENDGDEKPDDGLMNDSLRKEVQRALSTLTQREADVITLYFGLNGEHAMTLEEIGEKFNLTRERVRQIKEKAIRRLRHTSRSKTLKPYLG
- the rpsO gene encoding 30S ribosomal protein S15, which translates into the protein MYLNSEKKQELFKNHGRLKSEKDTGSPESQIALFTHRIKHLTEHLKSNKKDHSSRLGLLKLVGKRRSLLDYLHKKEIERYRAIIADLGIRK
- a CDS encoding peptidoglycan DD-metalloendopeptidase family protein; amino-acid sequence: MRSFILKIVLGICLSIGFFEANAQVFPKIIKKNNNTTTNASGSQERRNIELRSFDQDSYLRTLSSLTDSIIFENNVNLGKVRSIVSEDPNVMIWAPTNQLVKISEQIQIDSIWITAYEYYSNWDSKKIDIYNFDPKTFQDSVNIRLYDPFFGYEWKMPLGKTPVTSTFGSRWGRWHYGTDLDLVTGDPVYSGFDGIVRVRSYDRYGYGYYLVIRHKNGLETLYGHLSKFLVDVGQEVKAGDIIAKGGSTGRSTGSHLHYELRYRGLPFDPQDVYEFDEEKIIGPNYLITPNTFSHVVKARTAAYHRVRKGETLGAIARRYGVSINTLTRLNGISTRSILRIGQNLRVR